The Sporomusa termitida genome has a window encoding:
- the radC gene encoding RadC family protein codes for MTMDKPLMMKELPATERPREKMLDKGAAALSNAELLAILLRTGTKNLPVLRLAEQLLVKYDLTGLGCISPLELSKTAGIGLVKAVTVVAGIELGRRLSYKEPGERPVIKSPKDAAGLMMGELRYQTKEHFMALLLSTKNHVIARAIISVGSLNASIVHPRELFREAIIYSAAAIILVHNHPSGDPAPSQEDITLTKQLVEAGNLLNISVLDHVIIGDGKYVSFKEKGII; via the coding sequence ATGACAATGGACAAACCGCTGATGATGAAAGAACTGCCCGCAACCGAACGGCCGCGGGAAAAAATGCTTGATAAAGGAGCTGCGGCTCTGAGTAATGCTGAGTTGCTGGCCATCCTGCTGCGTACCGGCACCAAAAATTTGCCTGTTCTTCGTTTGGCTGAGCAGCTTTTAGTTAAATATGACCTGACTGGTCTTGGCTGCATCTCACCGCTGGAATTAAGCAAAACGGCAGGTATAGGCCTGGTTAAAGCCGTTACTGTAGTAGCCGGCATTGAACTTGGGCGTAGATTAAGTTATAAAGAGCCCGGTGAACGGCCGGTCATTAAAAGTCCTAAAGATGCTGCCGGTTTAATGATGGGAGAACTGCGGTATCAGACGAAAGAGCATTTTATGGCCTTGCTGTTATCGACCAAAAATCATGTTATTGCCCGGGCAATCATTTCGGTGGGCAGTTTAAATGCTTCTATTGTTCATCCGCGGGAGCTATTCCGGGAGGCTATTATCTATAGTGCGGCCGCTATTATCTTAGTCCACAATCATCCGAGTGGTGATCCGGCCCCTAGTCAGGAAGATATCACTTTGACTAAACAGCTTGTTGAAGCAGGCAATTTGCTTAATATTTCAGTACTTGACCACGTAATAATCGGCGATGGCAAGTATGTTAGTTTTAAAGAAAAGGGAATAATATAA
- a CDS encoding rod shape-determining protein has protein sequence MFNFFSSLSRDMGIDLGTANTLVHVKGRGIVLREPSVVAIQRDTGEVLAVGEEAKQMIGRTPGNIVAIRPLKDGVIADFDVTQAMLKYFIRKAMDSKSFIRPRVIVGVPSGVTEVEKRAVIDATIQAGAREAYLIEEPMAAAIGAGLPVHEPTGNMVVDIGGGTTEVAVISLGGIVTSRSIRVGGDEMDEAIVQYIKRTYNLMIGERTAEEVKIKIGSAIPPRADEQMDVRGRDLVTGLPKTLTIKAGEVQLALSEPVAGIVEAVKVTLEKTPPELASDIMDRGIVMTGGGSLLRGLDILLNKETGMPVHISEDALSCVAAGTGGALESIDLLKRVLMTPKKLG, from the coding sequence ATGTTTAATTTTTTCAGTTCACTGTCACGCGACATGGGGATAGATCTGGGTACTGCCAATACTTTGGTACATGTTAAAGGCAGGGGGATTGTTCTCCGTGAACCATCGGTAGTGGCAATCCAGCGTGACACGGGTGAAGTGCTGGCTGTTGGTGAAGAGGCCAAACAGATGATTGGCCGTACTCCTGGCAATATTGTGGCGATTAGACCGCTCAAAGACGGCGTTATTGCTGATTTTGACGTAACCCAGGCCATGCTCAAATACTTTATCAGAAAAGCAATGGATTCAAAGTCTTTTATCCGGCCCAGGGTAATTGTCGGGGTCCCTTCCGGTGTTACGGAGGTTGAAAAACGGGCAGTTATTGATGCCACTATCCAGGCCGGTGCCCGGGAGGCCTATTTAATCGAAGAGCCAATGGCAGCTGCTATTGGTGCCGGTTTGCCGGTGCATGAGCCAACAGGCAACATGGTTGTTGATATTGGCGGTGGTACAACAGAGGTGGCGGTAATTTCCCTCGGCGGCATCGTTACCAGCCGTTCGATCCGTGTTGGCGGCGATGAAATGGATGAGGCAATTGTTCAATATATAAAACGCACTTATAATCTAATGATTGGCGAACGTACTGCCGAAGAGGTAAAAATTAAGATTGGTTCGGCAATTCCGCCCCGAGCCGATGAGCAGATGGACGTGCGGGGACGTGATCTGGTAACCGGGCTGCCCAAGACCCTGACTATTAAAGCCGGCGAAGTGCAGTTAGCTCTGAGCGAACCGGTAGCGGGAATTGTTGAGGCCGTCAAAGTAACCCTGGAAAAAACTCCGCCCGAACTGGCTTCGGACATTATGGATCGTGGTATTGTTATGACTGGGGGCGGATCGTTGTTAAGAGGGCTTGATATCCTTCTTAATAAAGAAACCGGTATGCCGGTACATATCTCTGAGGATGCTTTATCCTGTGTGGCCGCAGGTACAGGCGGGGCCCTGGAGAGTATTGACTTATTAAAACGCGTTTTAATGACTCCCAAAAAGCTTGGATAA
- the mreC gene encoding rod shape-determining protein MreC has product MRFIHKKTVILVVAVLTVFLLAGTIAKGKYQFAVMEQVVITLLTPVEYVLMKVGYGVRQTGSFTGQLMTVYRDNQTLKAEIENLRQNSINITEIQAENTRLRAMLDYKNRAPQFDFVTAQVIARDPGTWTSIIMINRGAADGIAKDMPVVTAQGLVGSVISVYSNAAKVQLILDPRSAVGCLVQRPESRVAGIVEGKSASPLSPHMINIARDADIIKSDKVITSGFGGIYPKGVLVGEVVDIINDEGGLLKYAVLKPAVDFDRLEEVLVIVRSREPAPGPQPVTAPAIPGSQTSGQPGPAKGTAQ; this is encoded by the coding sequence GTGCGATTTATTCACAAAAAGACGGTCATCCTTGTAGTGGCGGTACTTACCGTCTTTTTGCTGGCCGGTACTATAGCCAAGGGGAAATATCAATTTGCTGTTATGGAACAGGTTGTGATCACGCTGCTAACGCCGGTGGAATACGTCCTCATGAAAGTGGGCTATGGTGTCCGCCAAACCGGATCATTTACCGGTCAGCTTATGACCGTTTACAGGGATAACCAGACGCTTAAGGCTGAAATTGAAAACCTGCGCCAAAACAGCATTAATATTACTGAAATTCAGGCTGAGAATACGCGGCTGCGGGCAATGCTTGATTATAAGAACCGGGCACCGCAATTTGATTTTGTTACTGCCCAGGTTATTGCTCGAGACCCGGGTACCTGGACCAGCATAATTATGATTAACCGTGGCGCTGCTGACGGTATTGCCAAAGATATGCCGGTGGTAACTGCTCAGGGGCTGGTGGGCAGCGTTATTAGTGTCTACAGCAATGCTGCCAAGGTGCAGCTCATTTTAGACCCGCGCAGTGCGGTGGGGTGCCTGGTACAGCGCCCCGAGTCGCGGGTAGCCGGGATTGTGGAAGGCAAGAGTGCTAGTCCGTTGTCGCCGCATATGATTAATATTGCCCGGGACGCGGATATTATTAAGAGCGATAAAGTAATTACTTCCGGTTTTGGCGGCATTTATCCCAAAGGGGTATTAGTGGGAGAAGTAGTGGATATTATTAATGATGAAGGCGGATTGTTAAAATATGCTGTCTTGAAGCCGGCGGTTGATTTTGATAGACTAGAAGAGGTATTAGTCATTGTACGCTCACGCGAACCGGCACCTGGGCCGCAACCGGTAACAGCGCCGGCTATACCCGGGAGCCAGACCTCTGGCCAGCCGGGGCCGGCGAAAGGGACAGCGCAATGA
- the mreD gene encoding rod shape-determining protein MreD — MKTTLAWAVLLIGTVAVQAVLLPLIFTQGVKPDIILIITMSAGLLAGRERAVGVAFFAGLMQDFASGNVFGLNTLAKMATGYTAGLAERKVFKESILLPVLAVIIATLFNSAFMQALLFILGYKVEPAAVFMNQVLPSIGYNILFCIPVHRLIYRMTFGNRSQF; from the coding sequence ATGAAGACAACACTGGCCTGGGCTGTATTATTGATTGGCACGGTCGCCGTTCAGGCTGTCTTGCTGCCACTTATCTTTACTCAAGGTGTTAAACCGGACATCATTTTAATTATCACTATGTCTGCCGGTTTGCTGGCCGGACGGGAGCGTGCTGTCGGTGTGGCATTTTTTGCCGGCTTGATGCAGGATTTTGCTTCCGGTAATGTTTTTGGTCTCAACACGCTAGCCAAGATGGCCACAGGCTATACTGCCGGTTTAGCTGAACGCAAGGTGTTTAAAGAAAGTATTTTATTGCCTGTATTAGCAGTTATTATAGCTACTCTCTTTAACAGCGCATTTATGCAAGCGCTGCTTTTTATACTGGGATATAAGGTTGAACCTGCCGCTGTTTTCATGAATCAGGTCCTGCCGTCCATCGGTTATAATATCTTGTTTTGTATTCCTGTTCACAGATTAATTTACCGGATGACTTTCGGCAACCGCAGCCAGTTTTAA
- the mrdA gene encoding penicillin-binding protein 2: MLTKRVNGRIEILGFVMIFIFIALVGRLGYLQMAQGQYYERLADGNRIRLIPIMAPRGVFYDRNGVMLVSNRPGFTVSLLSISGPVPDAVLDKLAGILNMNVREIKAKVAQQSGSFEPVRIKTDLGPDIVTKIEERRAELPGVVIEIQPLRNYVYNELAAHIFGYVSEINETELENRKADGYKAGDIVGKFGLERVYDKEIRGTDGGNQVEVDVSGRPVQVLGKKDPLPGHNLVLTIDYRVQKAAETAIDEQLMHLQTKTEFNKAQAAAAVVINPKNGEILAMVSRPSFNPNLFNGGISEKDWKLLNDNPYHPMDNKAISGEYPPGSTFKIITGTAALELGKVTPQEKILDTGRHWLIPKGNAMGEALGWINFREALSKSDNVYFYEMGNRLGIDNLEKYARMFGLGAVTGINLPGESEGLVANQRYKQKVYGEDWYLSETFDAAIGQGFQLTTPLQMAVVIGEIANGGHRYRPNLVSKITSTSGETLTTFGPEEVGQVTISDNTLTLIRESLREVAQEGGTAAAYFGDFPIAIAGKTGTSENSHGHDHGWFVAYGPYEDPRVAVAVIVEQGGFGSSSAAPIAKKIMEAAFNINQTVSEAAKIHRPQTAL; this comes from the coding sequence ATGCTTACTAAGCGAGTAAATGGCAGGATTGAAATTCTGGGTTTTGTCATGATTTTTATATTTATTGCCTTAGTGGGCCGCCTGGGCTATCTGCAAATGGCACAGGGACAGTATTATGAGCGGCTGGCCGACGGCAATCGAATCAGGCTCATTCCTATCATGGCCCCACGCGGCGTTTTTTATGACCGGAACGGAGTTATGTTAGTATCCAACCGTCCGGGGTTTACAGTCTCCTTACTGTCGATTAGTGGTCCTGTGCCTGATGCGGTCCTGGATAAATTAGCCGGGATTCTGAACATGAACGTCCGCGAAATTAAAGCCAAAGTAGCGCAGCAATCCGGTTCCTTTGAACCTGTTCGTATTAAGACCGATCTCGGCCCGGATATTGTTACCAAGATTGAGGAGCGCAGGGCGGAATTGCCAGGTGTGGTTATTGAAATTCAGCCGCTCCGAAATTATGTTTATAATGAGCTCGCCGCCCATATTTTTGGTTATGTCAGCGAGATTAATGAAACAGAGCTGGAAAATCGTAAAGCTGATGGCTATAAAGCCGGCGACATTGTTGGTAAATTTGGTCTGGAAAGGGTTTATGACAAAGAAATTCGCGGTACAGACGGCGGCAATCAGGTCGAGGTTGATGTTAGCGGCCGGCCGGTACAGGTTCTTGGCAAAAAAGATCCGCTGCCCGGGCATAATCTGGTGTTGACAATTGATTACCGGGTGCAAAAAGCAGCAGAAACAGCGATTGATGAGCAGCTTATGCATCTGCAGACGAAAACTGAGTTTAACAAAGCCCAAGCGGCGGCAGCGGTAGTGATAAATCCTAAGAACGGCGAAATTTTGGCGATGGTTAGCCGGCCTAGTTTTAATCCTAATCTGTTTAATGGCGGTATCTCCGAGAAAGACTGGAAGCTGCTCAACGACAACCCCTACCACCCGATGGATAATAAAGCAATCTCAGGCGAATATCCACCAGGATCTACCTTTAAAATAATTACCGGTACGGCGGCGCTGGAACTGGGGAAGGTAACACCGCAGGAGAAAATCCTGGATACCGGTAGACACTGGCTTATCCCCAAGGGGAATGCTATGGGCGAAGCTCTGGGGTGGATTAATTTCCGGGAAGCATTGTCTAAGTCTGATAACGTCTATTTTTATGAAATGGGCAACCGGCTGGGAATTGACAACCTGGAGAAGTATGCCCGTATGTTTGGGCTGGGAGCGGTTACAGGCATCAACCTCCCCGGCGAGTCGGAGGGCTTGGTAGCTAACCAACGCTATAAGCAAAAAGTATATGGTGAAGACTGGTATTTATCTGAGACTTTTGATGCTGCGATTGGTCAGGGGTTTCAATTGACAACACCGCTGCAAATGGCTGTGGTTATCGGCGAGATTGCCAATGGCGGCCATCGTTACCGGCCTAACCTGGTGAGTAAGATTACCAGTACCAGCGGTGAGACCCTTACAACCTTTGGCCCGGAAGAGGTTGGGCAAGTGACTATTTCCGACAATACACTAACTCTTATTCGAGAATCACTGCGGGAGGTTGCCCAGGAAGGCGGTACAGCTGCGGCTTATTTTGGTGATTTCCCTATTGCCATAGCCGGTAAGACAGGAACGTCGGAGAATTCGCATGGCCATGATCACGGCTGGTTTGTCGCTTATGGACCCTATGAGGATCCGCGCGTGGCTGTGGCTGTTATTGTTGAGCAGGGTGGATTCGGTTCCTCATCGGCTGCGCCGATCGCGAAAAAGATTATGGAAGCCGCTTTTAATATTAACCAGACGGTCTCTGAAGCAGCAAAAATCCACCGGCCCCAGACTGCGTTATAA
- a CDS encoding bile acid:sodium symporter family protein: protein MLSCLAKITAWLSQRMFLIVLSALFFGFLAPLSDSAILRTVVIGAFAYMTFVTALDISFKEFLQVLKKPLIPIWILILIHIISPFIAWLAGLSLFAGNHNVQLGYLIGASTPIGVTSVIWTALTQGNVSIALVAVTLDTLIVPVMLPFFCKIVIGQVLQIDYMQMMFQLLLMVTVPSLLGMALHDYSSTILTPAIRIVAGFIAKIAFFAVIFINAAIVGPSISWDLSTLKIVLVTMLLVAAGYVTGFLGSYVFGDRSKATALAMIYCVGLRNISFGLVLALTFFPPPVAVPITMFILYQQPFAAVIPYLFQKFTPNKHLA from the coding sequence ATGCTTAGTTGTTTGGCAAAAATAACTGCCTGGCTGAGCCAGCGCATGTTTTTGATTGTCTTATCGGCCTTGTTCTTTGGTTTTCTCGCTCCACTCTCCGACTCTGCTATTCTCCGGACAGTGGTAATTGGCGCTTTCGCCTATATGACATTTGTTACCGCCCTTGACATCAGCTTTAAAGAGTTCCTGCAGGTACTTAAAAAGCCGCTTATTCCCATATGGATATTAATATTAATCCATATTATCTCCCCCTTCATTGCCTGGCTGGCCGGGCTTAGCCTGTTCGCCGGCAATCATAATGTGCAGTTGGGCTATTTAATTGGTGCCTCTACCCCGATCGGCGTAACCTCAGTTATCTGGACGGCACTGACCCAGGGTAATGTATCGATTGCACTGGTTGCCGTAACGCTTGACACCCTCATTGTACCTGTAATGCTGCCCTTTTTCTGTAAAATCGTTATTGGGCAGGTGCTGCAAATTGACTATATGCAAATGATGTTCCAGCTGCTGCTCATGGTAACCGTACCCAGCCTATTAGGCATGGCACTGCATGATTATAGCAGCACAATACTTACTCCCGCTATTAGAATCGTTGCCGGTTTTATCGCTAAAATTGCCTTTTTTGCAGTAATTTTTATCAATGCAGCGATCGTCGGTCCCAGCATTAGCTGGGACCTCTCCACCCTGAAGATAGTTTTAGTTACTATGCTGTTGGTAGCCGCCGGCTATGTTACCGGTTTCCTGGGTTCCTATGTGTTCGGTGACAGATCTAAAGCAACAGCCTTAGCCATGATTTATTGCGTGGGCTTGCGCAATATAAGCTTTGGCCTGGTTTTAGCCCTGACCTTTTTTCCCCCGCCGGTTGCGGTGCCAATCACAATGTTTATCTTGTATCAACAGCCCTTTGCCGCAGTCATTCCTTATCTGTTTCAGAAATTTACCCCTAATAAACATCTGGCCTGA